The genomic region ACGAGCCCGCCCCGGCGACGCAGGTCCGCCAGCAGGTCCGCGCCCGGGTCGGCGAAGGTCGCCAGCAGCAGCCGGCGCTCGACCCGCAGCCCGCGCACCCCCGCGAGCTGGCGGCGCAGCTCGTCCATGGCGGGGTTGGGGTCGAAGCCCCAGTGGGCGCCCACGGCGGCCGCGATGCGGCGCGTGTCGAGGTCGACGCCGAGCTCGGCGCGCGCGACGCGGACGAGGACGGGGTTCACGATCACCTCGGGGGCCAGCTGGACGACGAAGTCGTCGAGCGCCTCGGTCGCCGGGCTGAGCGTGCAGCGGCGCAGCAGGACGGGCGTGCGGCGCGGGGCCCGCAGCGCGGCCGGGGCGGCGCCCTCGGCGAGCGTCGCGGCGTCGGGTTCGTCGGCCATGGACCAGCCGGCGATGCCGACGGCGACGGCGAGCGACCGGGTCCCGCGCTGGGCCAGGAGGGCTCCGGCGAGGCGGTGGGTGGTGCGGGCCCGGCGGCGGGCCTCGGCGAAGGCCCCCGCCTCGCGCACGAGGCTGGTCAGGGGCGCGGGACCGCCCGCGAGGAGCTGGGCGAGGCCGGAGGGGTGCGCGGTGGTCAGGTCGAGCACGGCGTCGGTCCCCACCGGGCAGTCGAGCAGCGCCGACGTGCCCCCGAGGACCTCCGCCTCCGCCCACCAGCGCCGACGCGTCGAGTCGGGACCGGTCGCGGGAGAAGACGTCACGCGGTCAAGGTTAGGCGTCGCCCGACGTGGATCGGGTCAGGTGCGCGGCTCCTGCGTGCCGCCGCGCGCGAGCGGCACCGCGGGTACGGGAGCGGCCCCTCGCGACAGGGCCACGAGGGTGACGTCGTCGCGGGCCCGGCCGCCGCTGAAGCGCCGGGCGACGTCGAGGGCCTCGTCGACGAGGGCCTGCGGCGTCAGTTCCGGCAGCCGCCCGAGGGCGTGCAGGACGCCGGCGATCCCCAGCTCGTCCGTGCTGCCCGTCGGCCGAGCCTCGGTCAGCCCGTCGGTGTAGACGACGAGGACCGAGCCCGGGGCCAGCGACGTCGTGCGGGTCTGCCAGGCGCCGGGCACGTCGAGGTGCAGCCAGGACAGCAGCGGACCGGTGGCGTCCAGCTCGGTCACGACGCGCACCCCGCCGGACTCCTCGTCCGTCCGCAGCACGACGGGGGCGGGGTGGCCGGCGTTGGCGTAGGAGACGGTCCCGGAGTCGGGGTCGACGACCACGACGACGCAGCTGGCGAACCGCTCGGCCTCGTCGGCGAAGACGCGGGCCGCCATGGCCAGGGCCAGGTCGGGTTCGGGCGCCAGGTGCAGGGCCGCCTCGAGCAGCCGCTTGAGCTGGATGGCGACGATGCCCGCGCGCGCCCCGTGGCCCGAGACGTCGGCGACGACGACGGCGAACCGGCCGTCCGCCAGCGGCAGCACGTCGTACCAGTCCCCCGCGAGCAGCCCCTCGGCCGGGCGCAGGGCGGCGGCCGAGGACCAGCCCGGGACCACGGGCAGGTCGTGCGCCGTCAGCTGGTCGCGGACCTCCGCGACCAGGGGCTGCCCCTGCTGCAGGGCCTCGCGCGCCGAGACCGCGTCGGCCAGCTCGTCGAGGATGCGGCGCCGCATCGTCTCGGCCGAGGCCGCCACGGCCGCGAGCTCGGGCGGGCCGGGGAGGGTGATGGGCTTCTGCAGCTCCCCGCCCGCCGCCTCGAGCAGCTGCGCCGAGAGCGACCCGAGGGGATGCAGGACCCACCGGCGGACGAGGTAGAGGACGGCCGGGACGACGAGGAGCGTCATGGCGGCGACGGCCAGCTGGACACTGCGGATCCGGTTCCGCTCGGCCTCCAGGCTCAAACGGGACGTCCGCTCGAGCTCCCGGACGCTGTCGTTGAGCGCACCCAGGTCCCGGTAAGTGCTCTGGAGGGCTTGCACCGAGGGGTCGTCGAGGATCGACCGGCTCAGGCCGGCTGCGTCCAGGTTCGCCTTGAAGGACGCCTGACGGTCTATGACGCTGCGCCAGTAGGCGGCGTCGTCGAGCACCCGGGTCAGGTCCTGGCGGACCGAGACGTCCAGAGCCTCGTCCCGCGACTGTCCGACGAGCGGAGTGCGGGCGTCCTCGTACTGCTGCAGCGCCTTCGTCCGGTTGGCCTGCTCGGCCGTCTGCCGCGCCGCGGTCGACGACGTGATGTAGAGCTGGTGGGCTGATTGGGCTTGAACGATGCTGCGGGAGAACGTGTCGACCTCGCGGGAGAGCTGCGTGCCGGACTCCTCGGGGTCTCGCGCCGAGGTGGTCAGCCAGAGGCTGCTGAGGAGCATGAAGACCGTGAGGACCAGCACGATCGCGAGGAAAGACACCCCCATGACCGACACGCGGCGCTGGAGGGTCGTGCGCGTCATGAGCCGGTGCCAGGCGCTCGCCACCCCGCTCAGCTGCCCCACCCCCTCGCGCGCATCCGCCGGCGTGGATCACCGGTCGGTCGGCACACACCTTGTCATCCCCGGTCCCGCCGGGTCACCCACCCGTCCCACGCGCACGCCGCGCAGATCGTTCCCGGCAGGCGCATCGGCAGGTCGGTCGGCGGCTGCCTCGGCGGGCGGCACCGCGGGTGACGCGGTAGGGGTGGTCGGGTGAACGCCGCCCTCCCCCAGCCCGCCGGACTCGTCCTCGTCCGGCACGGGCAGTCGACGGGGAACCTCGCCGACGCCCACGCCCGCTCGACGCACGCGGAGGTGGTCGACGTCGCCGAACGCGACGCCGACGTGCCGCTGTCCCCCCTCGGCCGCGCCCAGGCCGAGGCGGTCGCGCGCTGGCTGTCGCAGGACCCCGCAGCGCCGCCCGTCCCGGAGGTGCTGGTCTCCTCGCCGTACCTGCGCGCCCACGACACGGCCCGCGCGATCGCCCACGAGCTGCGGGCCGCCGGTCACGACGTGGAGCTGCGCACCGACGAACGCCTCCGCGAACGCGACCTCGGCTGGTGGGACGGGCTGACGGGCCTCGGCGTGCGCGCCCGCTTCCCCGAGGAGGCCGAGCGGCGGCGGCGGATCGGCAAGTTCTACTACCGGCCCCCGGGTGGGGAGAGCTGGTGCGACGTCGCCCTGCGCGTGCGCAGCCTGCTGTCGAGCCTGCGCGAGGAGCACGCCGGCCGGCAGGTGCTGCTCGCCTCCCACCAGGCCGTCGTCATGAACTTCCGGCTCGTCCTGGAGGACCTCGACGAGGAGTCGGTGCTGCGGCTGGACGCCGAGGAGCCGCTGGCCAACTGCTCGGTCACGGCCTACCGGGGCGAGGCGGGGCGGCTCGTGCTCGACCGGGCCGGGGACACGACCGCCGTGCGCGACGTCCGCGTGACCGACGACGCGGTCGACGACGAACCGCGTGACGTGCAGCCGCGGGGGTAGGAGATCGACGTGACCACCGCTCCCCCCTCACCCGACGCCAGCGCCGACGCGACCACCGTCACCTCCGCCGTCCTGCGCGCGTGGCCGCTCCCCCCGCCCGGCGTCGGGAAGGAGTCGCGCGGGCGCACGGTCGTCCTCGGCGGCAGCGTCAAGACGCCGGGAGCGGTCCTGCTGGCCGCGGAGTCGGCGCTGCGCTCGGGGGCGGGCAAGCTGCAGGTCGCCACGACGGCCGGCACCGCCGTGGCCCTCGGCGTCGCGTTGCCGGAGGCGCTCGTCCTGGGGCTGCCCGAGACGGGCGAGGGCGGGATCGACCCGGTGTGCGCGGACGACGGGGAGCTGACCGAGCTCGTCGGCGGGGCGCACGCGGCCCTGCTCGGGGTGGGGGCCGTCGGCGAGCGGGACACCCGGGCCCTGCTGGAGGCGGTCGTGCCGGCCCTCGACACGACGGTGGTGCTCGACGCGCTCGGCCTCGCGCCGGTGACGGCCGACGTGTCGTTCCTGCACCACCTCGACGGGCGGGCGGTGCTGACGCCGAACCTGGCGGAGCTGGCGATCGTGCTGGACGCCGACCCCGAGGAGGTCGAGGGCGACGTGGGCGCCGCGGCGCGGGAGCTCGCGCGGCGCAGCCGGTGCACGGTGGCCGCCGGCGGGGGCGAGTCCTGGGTCGCCGCGCCCGACGGCCGGTGCTGGCGGGACGCCTCCGGCGGGGCCGGGCTGGGCGTCTCGGGATCGGGTGACGTGCTGGCCGGGATCGTCACGGGCCTGTGCGCCCGGGGCGCGGACCCCACCCAGGCCGCCGTGTGGGGCGTCCACCTCCACGGTCGGGCGGGTGACCGCCTGGCCAGCGCGGTGGGGCGGCTGGGGTTCCTGGCGCGCGAGCTGCCGGGGCAGGTGCCGGCCGTGCTCGCCGAGATCGAGGTCTGAGGGGACCCGCGGGTCAGGCGAGCAGCGCGGCCGCGGTCGGGACGACGTCGGCGGCCGGGACCGCGAGGCGCCAGCTGGTGGAGGACCGGTTGGCGCACGCGTCGGGGTCGCCCTCGGCGCCGGACCACGTCTGCGGCTGTGCGGTGACCTTCCACGCGTCGCCACCCTGCTGGCGGGCGCGGGCGGCCAGCGCGGAGTCGCCGGCGCGCAGGGCCGCGGAGACGATGACGTCCACGGCGCGACCCAGGGAGCGCACGTCGTAGAACGGCACGGTGCACCCGCCGTCGGCGACCTCGGTGGAGACGAGGATGCAGCCGGACTCCACGAGGGCGGCGTGCAGGGCCGCGACGGCTGCCTGCTCGCGCGGGGCGCGGCGCGGGGCCGGGACGCGGGCGTGGTCGACCGGGCGAGCGGTGGTGACGGACATGCGGGGCTGCTCCTCGAATG from Kineococcus endophyticus harbors:
- a CDS encoding PP2C family protein-serine/threonine phosphatase, with protein sequence MASAWHRLMTRTTLQRRVSVMGVSFLAIVLVLTVFMLLSSLWLTTSARDPEESGTQLSREVDTFSRSIVQAQSAHQLYITSSTAARQTAEQANRTKALQQYEDARTPLVGQSRDEALDVSVRQDLTRVLDDAAYWRSVIDRQASFKANLDAAGLSRSILDDPSVQALQSTYRDLGALNDSVRELERTSRLSLEAERNRIRSVQLAVAAMTLLVVPAVLYLVRRWVLHPLGSLSAQLLEAAGGELQKPITLPGPPELAAVAASAETMRRRILDELADAVSAREALQQGQPLVAEVRDQLTAHDLPVVPGWSSAAALRPAEGLLAGDWYDVLPLADGRFAVVVADVSGHGARAGIVAIQLKRLLEAALHLAPEPDLALAMAARVFADEAERFASCVVVVVDPDSGTVSYANAGHPAPVVLRTDEESGGVRVVTELDATGPLLSWLHLDVPGAWQTRTTSLAPGSVLVVYTDGLTEARPTGSTDELGIAGVLHALGRLPELTPQALVDEALDVARRFSGGRARDDVTLVALSRGAAPVPAVPLARGGTQEPRT
- a CDS encoding histidine phosphatase family protein gives rise to the protein MNAALPQPAGLVLVRHGQSTGNLADAHARSTHAEVVDVAERDADVPLSPLGRAQAEAVARWLSQDPAAPPVPEVLVSSPYLRAHDTARAIAHELRAAGHDVELRTDERLRERDLGWWDGLTGLGVRARFPEEAERRRRIGKFYYRPPGGESWCDVALRVRSLLSSLREEHAGRQVLLASHQAVVMNFRLVLEDLDEESVLRLDAEEPLANCSVTAYRGEAGRLVLDRAGDTTAVRDVRVTDDAVDDEPRDVQPRG
- a CDS encoding NAD(P)H-hydrate dehydratase, which encodes MTTAPPSPDASADATTVTSAVLRAWPLPPPGVGKESRGRTVVLGGSVKTPGAVLLAAESALRSGAGKLQVATTAGTAVALGVALPEALVLGLPETGEGGIDPVCADDGELTELVGGAHAALLGVGAVGERDTRALLEAVVPALDTTVVLDALGLAPVTADVSFLHHLDGRAVLTPNLAELAIVLDADPEEVEGDVGAAARELARRSRCTVAAGGGESWVAAPDGRCWRDASGGAGLGVSGSGDVLAGIVTGLCARGADPTQAAVWGVHLHGRAGDRLASAVGRLGFLARELPGQVPAVLAEIEV